Proteins co-encoded in one bacterium genomic window:
- a CDS encoding C39 family peptidase — protein sequence MTFRAAAVFAALICSAVAALAAPAEGTADAARVAAQTLIERVAVLPASSPAAVPEWSAARAGAPLLVHGPNAAPAYFIVPVADADGRVEGIVTVGAADGLWRSYARRAPGAPLLPVDELAARRALAARRGSAWDGAEARLTSGPDQRLYWTMKNAATGETAWIAADDASSVLAAAPRAVDVAVPANPPDAATIAAARAKRRATTIVEQRALPTRWNIADVPYHVQQTSYHCGPASLEMVMDYWGPDVAQAEVAKVANSKQWGSGAYAWWGTYADDNLRAANFSSISAAVQDATLVGYPERALGYAAAQDWWSYPADTPEYATRYDDLKRLVSSNLPVYILTWYDGTQQSGHFRVVKGYDDDAQTFIVHDPWYTAPYQGPDVAFAQTFLVDNLWTKYSRWGMVVAPWQVTIDAPATTDGCKTFTVTATARYIGPAPLSANAVPTQTQATLALPAGLSLAAGETATKTLTGLGDADTSAQASWSVQAACAATGGAVAVEAKGLIAAGTTSYPSYQDWVGGAATRGVVVRPDRDGDGYVDAEDCAPDNAAVHPGAAEVCDYADNDCDGTIDDGFATPGAVGALQIAAAKNQIAWAPEALAQHYEVVRGNLGALLAGSGAYGAAGTCLAADVAAAQATDATNPAPGLASFYIVRGVRDCRRGTFDDGGGLSAPRDATLFTTPAACPAPQP from the coding sequence ATGACATTCCGCGCCGCCGCCGTTTTCGCCGCCCTGATCTGCTCCGCCGTCGCCGCGCTCGCCGCCCCCGCCGAGGGGACGGCCGACGCCGCCCGCGTCGCCGCCCAAACGCTGATCGAGCGGGTCGCCGTTCTCCCCGCAAGCTCCCCCGCCGCCGTCCCCGAATGGAGCGCCGCGCGCGCCGGCGCGCCGCTGCTCGTTCACGGACCAAACGCCGCGCCGGCCTACTTCATCGTGCCGGTCGCCGACGCGGACGGGCGCGTCGAAGGCATCGTCACCGTCGGCGCGGCCGACGGCCTGTGGCGCTCCTACGCGCGCCGCGCGCCGGGCGCGCCGCTGCTGCCGGTGGACGAACTCGCGGCCCGACGCGCGCTCGCCGCGCGCCGCGGATCCGCGTGGGACGGCGCCGAGGCGCGCCTGACGAGCGGCCCGGACCAGCGGCTCTACTGGACGATGAAGAACGCGGCGACCGGCGAGACCGCGTGGATCGCCGCCGACGACGCCTCGAGCGTCCTCGCCGCGGCCCCGCGCGCGGTGGACGTCGCGGTCCCCGCGAACCCGCCCGACGCGGCGACAATCGCCGCCGCGCGCGCCAAGCGCCGCGCAACGACGATCGTCGAGCAGCGCGCCCTGCCGACCAGATGGAACATCGCCGACGTCCCCTACCACGTCCAGCAGACGTCCTACCACTGCGGGCCGGCCTCGCTGGAAATGGTGATGGACTACTGGGGCCCGGACGTCGCGCAGGCCGAAGTCGCCAAGGTGGCGAACTCGAAGCAGTGGGGCTCGGGCGCCTACGCGTGGTGGGGCACGTACGCCGACGACAACCTGCGCGCCGCGAACTTCAGCTCGATCAGCGCCGCCGTGCAGGACGCGACGCTGGTCGGCTATCCGGAGCGCGCGCTCGGCTACGCCGCCGCGCAGGACTGGTGGTCGTATCCCGCGGACACCCCGGAGTACGCCACCCGCTACGACGACCTCAAGCGGCTGGTCTCGTCCAACCTGCCGGTCTACATCCTCACCTGGTACGACGGCACGCAGCAGTCGGGGCACTTCCGCGTCGTCAAGGGGTACGACGACGACGCGCAGACCTTCATCGTCCACGACCCGTGGTACACCGCGCCGTATCAGGGACCGGACGTCGCCTTCGCGCAGACCTTCCTCGTGGACAACCTCTGGACGAAGTACTCCCGCTGGGGCATGGTCGTCGCGCCGTGGCAGGTGACGATCGACGCGCCGGCCACGACCGACGGCTGCAAGACGTTCACGGTGACGGCGACGGCGCGGTACATCGGCCCCGCGCCGTTGTCGGCGAACGCCGTCCCGACGCAGACCCAAGCGACGCTCGCGCTCCCCGCCGGCCTCTCGCTGGCCGCGGGGGAGACGGCGACGAAGACGCTGACAGGCCTCGGCGACGCGGACACGTCGGCGCAGGCGTCGTGGTCCGTGCAGGCCGCCTGCGCCGCGACCGGCGGCGCCGTCGCCGTCGAAGCGAAGGGACTGATCGCGGCCGGCACGACGTCGTACCCCAGCTACCAGGACTGGGTCGGCGGCGCCGCGACGCGCGGCGTCGTCGTCCGCCCCGACCGCGACGGCGACGGCTACGTGGACGCCGAGGACTGCGCCCCCGACAACGCCGCCGTGCATCCCGGCGCCGCCGAAGTCTGCGACTACGCGGACAACGACTGCGACGGCACGATCGACGACGGATTCGCCACGCCGGGCGCCGTCGGCGCCCTGCAGATCGCCGCGGCGAAGAACCAGATCGCGTGGGCGCCCGAAGCGCTCGCCCAGCACTACGAGGTCGTGCGGGGGAACCTCGGCGCGCTGCTCGCCGGGAGCGGCGCGTACGGGGCGGCCGGAACCTGCCTCGCCGCCGACGTGGCCGCCGCGCAGGCGACCGACGCGACGAACCCGGCGCCGGGCCTGGCTTCCTTCTACATCGTCCGCGGCGTGCGCGACTGCCGCCGCGGCACCTTCGACGACGGCGGCGGCCTCTCCGCCCCGCGCGACGCGACGCTCTTCACCACCCCCGCCGCCTGCCCCGCCCCGCAGCCCTGA
- a CDS encoding glycosyltransferase family 39 protein yields MNLKSVRRETWIVAAILAAIVLLYFFRLGSLGFFDPDEGRYAAIPQAMLQRGDFVVPYLEGFPYLEKPPLLYWTTAASLAVFGHNEWAGRLPVALFGLLGIGAIFLFARKRLGPVVATAGAALLALNMQWFIQARFLTTDMVLAGVMTVGICAFFEGAETGKRRWFALLYVCCALGTLAKGFVGFVLPGLVVLLYVALTRRWRILARMGLWWGALLGAAIALPWFLLVQREFPDFLRWFVIDQHVSRYAGNDAEHAKPFWTFVPVLWIGFFPWIMHLPFLRKRDVAAAAPAGAEDATRRLHVYLWCWFGAIFGFFTVSSGKLISYILPALPPLALLAALLVARAFAPRPDGDASARLRRGSLLVAPIWLALAVAAIVGLPWLVVRDNRMNLADVAAWPWIFGAVFGLGGLATLVLALARRVRGALAAQAVAGAALFATMMFAASAVEPLMNPRPLGVALAKIVKPGDVVALYQIPQPSFEFYLGRPPKLIAFAGEYRYGIGLKPNPDLYAPDEKELDRLLASERTVYVVVDKDEFKPDRHGTPLRLVVQNTKRAVYSNR; encoded by the coding sequence ATGAACCTCAAGTCCGTACGGCGCGAAACGTGGATCGTCGCCGCGATCCTCGCCGCGATCGTCCTGCTCTACTTCTTCCGCCTCGGCTCGCTCGGCTTCTTCGACCCCGACGAGGGGCGCTACGCGGCGATTCCGCAGGCGATGCTCCAGCGGGGCGATTTCGTCGTCCCCTACCTCGAGGGGTTCCCGTACCTCGAGAAGCCGCCGCTCCTCTACTGGACGACGGCCGCCTCGCTCGCCGTGTTCGGCCACAACGAGTGGGCCGGCCGGCTGCCGGTCGCCCTCTTCGGGCTCCTCGGGATCGGCGCGATCTTCCTCTTCGCGCGCAAGCGGCTCGGTCCCGTCGTCGCGACCGCGGGGGCGGCGCTGCTCGCGCTCAACATGCAGTGGTTCATCCAGGCGCGGTTCCTCACGACCGACATGGTCCTCGCCGGCGTCATGACCGTCGGCATATGCGCCTTCTTCGAGGGCGCCGAGACCGGCAAGCGGCGGTGGTTCGCGCTGCTCTACGTCTGCTGCGCGCTGGGCACTCTGGCCAAGGGGTTCGTCGGCTTCGTCCTGCCCGGGCTGGTCGTGCTGCTCTACGTCGCGCTGACGCGCCGCTGGCGGATCCTCGCCCGGATGGGGCTCTGGTGGGGCGCGCTGCTCGGCGCGGCGATCGCGCTGCCGTGGTTCCTGCTGGTGCAGCGCGAGTTCCCCGACTTCCTGCGCTGGTTCGTGATCGACCAGCACGTCTCGCGCTACGCGGGCAACGACGCCGAGCACGCCAAGCCGTTCTGGACCTTCGTGCCGGTGCTCTGGATCGGCTTCTTCCCCTGGATCATGCACCTCCCGTTCCTGCGCAAGCGCGACGTCGCGGCCGCGGCGCCCGCGGGGGCGGAGGACGCGACGCGCCGGCTGCACGTCTACCTCTGGTGCTGGTTCGGCGCGATCTTCGGCTTCTTCACCGTCTCCAGCGGCAAGCTGATCTCGTACATCCTGCCGGCGCTCCCGCCGCTGGCGCTGCTCGCCGCGCTGCTCGTCGCGCGGGCGTTCGCCCCGCGGCCGGACGGCGACGCGTCGGCGCGGCTGCGCCGCGGCTCGCTGCTCGTCGCGCCGATCTGGCTCGCGCTCGCCGTCGCGGCGATCGTCGGCCTGCCGTGGCTCGTCGTGCGCGACAACCGGATGAACCTCGCCGACGTCGCGGCCTGGCCGTGGATCTTCGGCGCCGTCTTCGGTCTCGGCGGCCTCGCGACGCTCGTCCTCGCCCTCGCGCGGCGGGTGCGGGGCGCGCTCGCGGCGCAGGCGGTCGCGGGGGCGGCGCTCTTCGCGACGATGATGTTCGCCGCCTCGGCGGTCGAGCCGCTGATGAACCCGCGCCCGCTCGGCGTCGCGCTGGCGAAGATCGTCAAGCCGGGCGACGTCGTGGCGCTCTACCAGATTCCGCAGCCGAGCTTCGAGTTCTACCTCGGGCGACCGCCGAAGCTGATCGCGTTCGCCGGCGAGTACCGCTACGGCATCGGCCTGAAGCCGAACCCCGACCTCTACGCCCCCGACGAGAAGGAACTGGACCGTCTGCTGGCCTCGGAGCGCACGGTCTACGTGGTGGTGGACAAGGACGAGTTCAAGCCCGACCGGCACGGCACGCCGCTGCGGCTCGTCGTCCAAAACACGAAGCGCGCGGTCTATTCCAATCGCTGA
- a CDS encoding polysaccharide deacetylase family protein, which produces MSFEVALKVDVDTHVGARDGIPRLRRLFDEVGVRAAFFVTMGPDNSGRAALRVFTRKGFLKKMLRTNAATTYGLYTVLSGTLLPARMVGSRFPELVRGLDRDGHDVGPHGWDHVRWHDKLRGMDEAEARAEFRRGFDACAEALGRAPDCSAAPGWQCTAASLAAMDEAGIRWHSDVREGTPFVPVVAGREFRGLEIPGTMPTLDEVLGTPEMEAAGGPVEFFHRRTAREGLNVFTLHTETEGAAHLEFLRALLLRWKADGATFPRLSEVAARLEAERAALPRAEVVWGELPGRAGFVARRRPLGA; this is translated from the coding sequence ATGAGCTTCGAAGTGGCACTCAAGGTGGACGTCGACACCCACGTCGGCGCGCGCGACGGGATCCCCCGTCTGCGGCGCCTCTTCGACGAGGTCGGCGTGCGCGCCGCGTTCTTCGTGACGATGGGGCCGGACAACTCGGGCCGCGCCGCGCTGCGCGTCTTCACCCGCAAGGGCTTCCTGAAGAAGATGCTCCGCACCAACGCCGCGACGACCTACGGCCTCTACACGGTCCTCTCCGGCACGCTGCTGCCGGCGCGGATGGTCGGCTCGCGTTTCCCGGAGCTCGTCCGCGGGCTCGACCGCGACGGGCACGACGTCGGCCCGCACGGCTGGGACCACGTCCGCTGGCACGACAAGCTGCGCGGGATGGACGAGGCGGAGGCGCGCGCCGAGTTCCGCCGCGGGTTCGACGCCTGCGCCGAGGCGCTCGGCCGCGCCCCCGACTGCTCCGCGGCGCCCGGATGGCAATGCACCGCGGCCAGCCTCGCCGCGATGGACGAGGCCGGGATCCGCTGGCACAGCGACGTGCGCGAAGGAACGCCGTTCGTCCCGGTCGTCGCGGGGCGGGAGTTCCGCGGCCTCGAGATCCCGGGAACGATGCCGACGCTCGACGAGGTCCTCGGCACGCCGGAGATGGAGGCGGCCGGCGGCCCGGTCGAGTTCTTCCACCGCCGCACCGCGCGCGAGGGGCTGAACGTCTTCACGCTGCACACCGAGACCGAAGGGGCGGCGCACCTCGAGTTCCTGCGCGCGCTCCTGCTGCGCTGGAAGGCCGACGGCGCGACGTTCCCGCGCCTTTCCGAAGTCGCCGCGCGCCTCGAAGCGGAGCGCGCCGCGCTGCCGCGCGCCGAGGTCGTCTGGGGCGAGCTCCCGGGACGCGCCGGCTTCGTCGCCCGCCGGCGCCCGCTCGGCGCCTGA
- a CDS encoding formyltransferase: MTAERRHLRCVVFAGGDVGYWCLKEIFAQRDEVLAVFVREGAPGENVWFPAVAGLARAHGVPTFAPQDPNAPEWAAKVRALAPEMIFSFDYGTPLGPEIRAAAPRGALDVHCSLLPELRGADPVAWALVLGLARTGATLQYAADELDAGDVADRQAVAIDFEETAFTLGRKIAAAAREIVERTLPKLRDGSAPRAPQELGGESPRRRREPADGLIEWTRPAPAVYNLVRATTPPFPGAFTIADGRKLFVRAAHPVAGESGGAAPGTVVARDEQGLAATVATGEGLLRLETIQFAGEAERRGGALAVGAVLGEGA; the protein is encoded by the coding sequence GTGACAGCTGAGCGACGCCACCTGCGCTGCGTCGTTTTCGCCGGCGGGGACGTCGGCTACTGGTGCCTCAAGGAGATCTTCGCCCAGCGGGACGAAGTGCTCGCCGTCTTCGTCCGCGAGGGCGCGCCGGGCGAGAACGTCTGGTTCCCCGCCGTCGCCGGGCTCGCCCGCGCGCACGGCGTCCCGACGTTCGCGCCGCAGGACCCGAACGCGCCGGAGTGGGCGGCGAAGGTCCGCGCGCTGGCGCCGGAGATGATCTTCTCGTTCGACTACGGGACGCCGCTCGGGCCGGAAATCCGCGCCGCGGCGCCGCGCGGCGCGCTCGACGTGCACTGCAGCCTGCTGCCGGAACTGCGCGGCGCGGACCCGGTCGCCTGGGCGCTCGTCCTGGGGCTCGCGCGAACCGGCGCGACGCTGCAGTACGCGGCGGACGAGCTCGACGCCGGCGACGTCGCGGACCGGCAGGCGGTCGCGATCGACTTCGAGGAGACGGCCTTCACCCTCGGCCGGAAGATCGCCGCGGCGGCGCGCGAGATCGTGGAGCGCACGCTGCCGAAACTGCGCGACGGCTCGGCGCCGCGCGCGCCGCAGGAGCTCGGCGGGGAAAGCCCGCGCCGCCGGCGCGAACCCGCGGACGGGCTGATCGAATGGACGCGGCCGGCGCCCGCGGTCTACAACCTCGTCCGGGCGACGACGCCGCCCTTCCCCGGCGCGTTCACCATCGCCGACGGGCGCAAGCTGTTCGTCCGGGCGGCCCATCCGGTCGCGGGAGAGAGCGGGGGCGCCGCGCCCGGCACGGTCGTCGCGCGCGACGAACAGGGGCTGGCCGCGACGGTCGCGACGGGCGAAGGTCTGCTGCGGCTGGAGACGATCCAGTTCGCGGGGGAGGCGGAACGGCGCGGCGGCGCGCTCGCCGTCGGCGCGGTTCTCGGAGAGGGCGCATGA
- a CDS encoding glycosyltransferase gives MQSPAEQNRRRTDQPLDRPEVSVVVPVYNESPNIPALHERLIAALDALGRPFELVFVDDGSRDDSLAQLRALAAADARIVVVELNRNFGQHAAILAGFDQSRGDIIVTLDADLQNPPEEIAKLVAAVDEGHDAVGGVRVNRHDSIARKLPSRVINKIIRRSTGADIHDYGCMLRAYSRDVVDNILRYGETATFIPALANLFAHSAAEVGVGHAERAAGRSKYNLRRLFRLAFDLMTGFSLFPIQMVTLMGGLMAALGVGFGVFLLIRRLLVGSEVGGVFTLFAILFIFVGLQVLALGMIGEYIGRIYYEVRRRPRFLVRKVHRRDS, from the coding sequence ATGCAGTCGCCCGCCGAACAGAACCGCCGCCGCACCGACCAGCCGCTCGACCGTCCCGAAGTCTCGGTCGTCGTGCCGGTCTACAACGAGTCGCCGAACATCCCCGCGCTGCACGAGCGGCTGATCGCGGCGCTCGACGCGCTCGGGCGGCCGTTCGAGCTGGTGTTCGTGGACGACGGCAGCCGCGACGACTCGCTGGCCCAACTGCGGGCGCTGGCCGCGGCCGACGCGCGGATCGTCGTCGTCGAGCTGAACCGCAACTTCGGCCAGCACGCGGCGATCCTCGCGGGCTTCGACCAGTCGCGCGGCGACATCATCGTCACGCTCGACGCCGACCTGCAGAACCCGCCGGAGGAGATCGCCAAGCTGGTCGCCGCGGTGGACGAAGGGCACGACGCCGTCGGCGGCGTGCGGGTGAACCGGCACGACTCGATCGCCCGCAAGCTCCCCTCGCGCGTGATCAACAAGATCATCCGCCGCTCGACCGGCGCCGACATCCACGACTACGGCTGCATGCTCCGCGCCTACAGCCGGGACGTCGTGGACAACATCCTGCGCTACGGCGAGACGGCGACCTTCATCCCCGCGCTGGCCAACCTCTTCGCCCACTCCGCGGCGGAGGTCGGCGTCGGCCACGCCGAGCGCGCCGCCGGCCGCTCGAAGTACAACCTCCGGCGCCTCTTCCGCCTGGCGTTCGACCTGATGACCGGCTTCTCGCTCTTCCCGATCCAGATGGTCACGCTGATGGGCGGGCTGATGGCCGCGCTCGGAGTCGGCTTCGGCGTCTTCCTCCTCATCCGGCGGCTGTTGGTCGGCTCCGAAGTCGGCGGCGTGTTCACCCTCTTCGCCATCCTGTTCATCTTCGTCGGCCTGCAGGTGCTGGCCCTCGGGATGATCGGCGAGTACATCGGGCGGATCTACTACGAGGTGCGGCGGCGGCCGCGCTTCCTCGTGCGCAAGGTGCATCGTCGTGACAGCTGA
- a CDS encoding aminotransferase class I/II-fold pyridoxal phosphate-dependent enzyme, with amino-acid sequence MAEAPVRDTFLPFSRPSISEDEIAAVGDVLRSGWITTGPKTKEFEARFAEYCGVKNALAVTSGTAAQHLLMLALGIGPGDEVVTTPMTWATTANMVAAVGATPVFADVDERTFLLDPAEVAKKITPRTKAIIPVHFGGLPADLDALRALAEPRGILVLEDAAHAVGTQYKGRMIGSHGNPAMFSLHPIKNVTTGEGGVVTTDDDELARKIRLYRFHGVNRDSWSRGRGGAAGYDIEMPGFKYNLTDIQSAIGLGQLSRLEGFIVRRAELAARYLKQFDGMEEIRPCAADAGYPLRHAWNMFTILVDPDRLTIDRFEFMDALKAENVGTGLHFIAVHLHPFYAETYGCRRGDFPRAEKVSDRILTLPLFPAMTDKDVDDVVAAVKKVVRAHRRTA; translated from the coding sequence ATGGCCGAGGCTCCGGTCCGCGATACGTTCCTCCCCTTCTCCCGCCCCTCGATCAGCGAAGACGAAATCGCCGCCGTCGGCGACGTCCTCCGCTCCGGATGGATCACGACCGGCCCCAAGACCAAGGAGTTCGAGGCGCGCTTCGCCGAGTACTGCGGCGTCAAGAACGCCCTGGCGGTGACCTCGGGGACCGCGGCCCAGCACCTGCTGATGCTCGCCCTCGGCATCGGCCCGGGGGATGAGGTCGTCACGACCCCGATGACCTGGGCCACGACCGCGAACATGGTCGCGGCGGTCGGCGCGACGCCGGTCTTCGCCGACGTGGACGAGCGCACCTTCCTGCTCGACCCGGCGGAAGTGGCGAAGAAGATCACGCCGCGGACGAAGGCGATCATCCCGGTCCACTTCGGCGGGCTGCCGGCGGACCTCGACGCGCTGCGCGCGCTGGCCGAGCCGCGCGGGATCCTCGTGCTCGAGGACGCCGCGCACGCCGTCGGCACGCAGTACAAGGGGCGGATGATCGGGTCGCACGGCAACCCGGCGATGTTCTCGCTCCACCCGATCAAGAACGTCACCACCGGCGAAGGGGGCGTCGTCACGACCGACGACGACGAGCTGGCGCGGAAGATCCGCCTCTACCGCTTCCACGGCGTGAACCGCGACTCCTGGTCGCGCGGCCGCGGCGGCGCCGCGGGGTACGACATCGAGATGCCGGGGTTCAAGTACAACCTCACCGACATCCAGTCGGCGATCGGCCTCGGCCAGCTCTCGCGCCTCGAGGGGTTCATCGTGCGCCGCGCCGAGCTGGCCGCGCGCTACCTGAAGCAGTTCGACGGCATGGAAGAGATCCGGCCGTGCGCCGCCGACGCGGGGTACCCGCTGCGCCACGCCTGGAACATGTTCACGATCCTCGTCGATCCCGACCGCCTGACGATCGACCGCTTCGAGTTCATGGACGCGCTCAAGGCGGAGAACGTCGGCACGGGGCTCCACTTCATCGCCGTCCACCTGCACCCGTTCTACGCCGAGACCTACGGCTGCCGCCGCGGCGACTTCCCGCGCGCCGAGAAGGTCTCCGACCGGATCCTCACCCTCCCGCTCTTCCCCGCGATGACCGACAAGGACGTCGACGACGTCGTCGCCGCGGTGAAGAAGGTCGTCCGCGCCCACCGGAGGACCGCCTGA